A window of the Euzebya pacifica genome harbors these coding sequences:
- a CDS encoding glycosyltransferase family 4 protein, with translation MDQALLDNLLIAVASLLVTVLATPVVKRIAHAVGAVKVPGDRHIHSTPTPELGGLAMLGGLMGAYAVANGLGTFDELFRTTSEPEAILLAALVIVYVGLIDDTRGLTPAAKLAGQILAAGTLVLFGVTLRFVYIPFGGGNIVSLSPDAAALLTIVLVVAMINAVNLVDGLDGLAAGIVAIAAIALFAYSELGPVPVASATSAAGLVLAAVTGACVGFLFFNFNPASIFMGDTGAMLLGLLMGAAGVSAIGNTVAPTSTDFFAVSVPALIPALVLAVPFIDTVLAIVRRVSSGQSIAAADKKHLHHRLLELGHSQRRAVLVLYSCSALLAAAVVGPSLGDPTLVLSVTGGLFILLVLALLVQGWRTNRREKAVESGDNVVRHPTGVGPR, from the coding sequence ATGGATCAGGCACTCCTCGACAACCTGCTGATCGCCGTTGCCAGCCTGCTGGTGACGGTGCTGGCCACGCCCGTGGTCAAGCGGATCGCCCACGCCGTCGGTGCGGTGAAGGTTCCCGGCGACCGCCACATCCACTCGACCCCGACGCCGGAGCTGGGTGGTCTGGCGATGCTGGGCGGCCTGATGGGGGCCTATGCGGTGGCCAACGGCCTGGGCACCTTCGACGAGCTGTTCCGCACGACGTCGGAGCCCGAGGCCATCCTCCTCGCGGCGTTGGTCATCGTCTACGTGGGGCTGATCGACGACACCCGAGGGTTGACCCCTGCCGCGAAGCTGGCCGGACAGATCCTCGCCGCCGGGACGCTCGTCCTGTTCGGCGTGACCCTGCGGTTCGTCTACATCCCCTTCGGCGGCGGCAACATCGTGTCGTTGTCGCCCGATGCCGCGGCGCTGCTGACCATCGTGCTGGTCGTCGCGATGATCAACGCCGTCAACCTCGTCGACGGCCTCGACGGCCTTGCCGCCGGGATCGTGGCCATCGCGGCCATCGCGCTGTTCGCCTACTCCGAGCTCGGCCCCGTCCCGGTCGCCTCGGCCACCTCCGCTGCCGGCCTCGTCCTCGCCGCGGTCACCGGGGCGTGCGTCGGCTTCCTCTTCTTCAACTTCAACCCGGCGTCGATCTTCATGGGGGACACCGGCGCCATGCTGCTCGGCCTGCTGATGGGTGCGGCCGGGGTCAGCGCCATCGGCAACACCGTCGCGCCGACCTCCACCGACTTCTTCGCCGTGTCGGTCCCGGCCCTCATCCCGGCGCTCGTGCTGGCGGTCCCGTTCATCGACACCGTGCTCGCGATCGTCCGTCGCGTCAGCAGCGGCCAGTCGATCGCGGCGGCCGACAAGAAGCACCTGCACCACCGCCTCCTCGAGCTCGGCCACAGCCAGCGACGAGCGGTCCTGGTGCTCTACAGCTGCTCGGCGCTGCTGGCAGCGGCGGTGGTCGGCCCCTCGCTCGGCGATCCGACGCTCGTTCTCTCGGTGACGGGAGGGCTGTTCATTCTGCTCGTCCTGGCGCTCCTCGTGCAGGGTTGGCGGACGAATCGTCGCGAGAAGGCGGTCGAGAGTGGCGACAACGTCGTTCGCCACCCCACGGGCGTCGGACCCCGGTAG
- a CDS encoding alpha/beta fold hydrolase, with amino-acid sequence MPSTTATARPMTVEVDGATIAATLRGDGPLIALHAAPMDSRSFEGLAEVLAADWTVLTADPRGVARSTVADRTAHVTPDQRAADLAAVLQEVDAGPATVVGSSGGAVSALALAATRPELLEVVVAHEPPLCVLLPDARDLRVGTEEMVRRFTAGDREGYWRLFLDQANIHVPDEVFAGVFGQEPEGRDAEDEAFGVENMLVETSFWEPPLDRLRSCEVPIVVGIGEESTGELCDRTSRRLAEELGLEPTMFPGGHIGFTDHAEAFASVLRAVGRSGRDD; translated from the coding sequence ATGCCATCCACCACCGCCACCGCCCGACCGATGACCGTCGAGGTCGATGGCGCGACCATCGCCGCCACCCTCCGCGGTGACGGGCCGCTCATCGCCCTGCACGCCGCCCCGATGGACTCCCGGTCCTTCGAGGGGCTCGCCGAGGTCCTGGCCGCCGACTGGACGGTCCTGACCGCCGATCCCCGGGGTGTCGCCCGCAGCACCGTCGCCGACCGGACCGCGCACGTCACCCCTGATCAGCGGGCAGCCGACCTCGCCGCCGTCCTGCAGGAGGTGGACGCCGGCCCGGCAACCGTCGTCGGATCCAGCGGTGGCGCGGTCAGCGCCCTCGCGCTGGCCGCGACCCGCCCCGAGCTCCTGGAGGTCGTCGTGGCCCACGAACCGCCCCTGTGCGTGCTCCTGCCCGACGCCCGGGATCTGCGCGTCGGCACCGAGGAGATGGTCCGACGGTTCACCGCGGGCGATCGCGAGGGCTACTGGCGCCTGTTCCTGGACCAGGCGAACATCCACGTACCCGACGAGGTGTTCGCCGGGGTCTTCGGCCAGGAACCGGAGGGGCGCGACGCCGAGGACGAGGCCTTCGGTGTCGAGAACATGCTCGTGGAGACCTCGTTCTGGGAACCGCCGCTGGACCGCCTGCGCAGCTGCGAGGTGCCGATCGTCGTCGGCATCGGTGAGGAGTCGACCGGAGAGCTGTGTGACCGGACCTCGCGTCGCCTCGCCGAGGAGCTCGGCCTCGAGCCCACGATGTTCCCCGGCGGGCACATCGGCTTCACCGACCACGCGGAGGCCTTCGCGAGCGTGTTGCGGGCGGTCGGGCGCAGCGGGCGGGACGACTGA
- the glyA gene encoding serine hydroxymethyltransferase — translation MTYYGPDWAQLEAQDPEIAAAITSELNRQRTHLQLIASENLTSPAVLAAQGSVLTNKYAEGYPGKRYYGGCEFVDVAESLAIERAKELFGAEHANVQPHAGAQANMAAIFALGVQHGDTVLAMSLPHGGHLTHGSKVNFSGKWFDIAAYGVRESDQIIDMDEVRAIALERRPKLIIAGATAYPRHWDFAGFRAIADEVGAVLMVDAAHFAGLVAGGAHPSPVPHADVTTFTNHKTLRGPRGGTILSTEAHAKAVDKAVFPMMQGGPLEHVVAAKAVSFKEAMQPSFAEYAANVVANARALAAALEDHGVRIVSGGTDIHYLLADLQSLDITGADAEARCDAAGITLNKNAIPFDPRPPMVASGIRVGTAAATTVGMGTEEMGRIASFIVRVLKDEGEVDTVRKEVAELSANFPAYPEPAAQA, via the coding sequence ATGACCTACTACGGCCCCGACTGGGCGCAGCTGGAAGCACAGGACCCGGAGATCGCCGCGGCGATCACCAGCGAGCTGAACCGCCAGCGCACCCACCTGCAGCTGATCGCGTCGGAGAACCTGACCTCGCCGGCGGTCCTCGCCGCCCAGGGCAGCGTCCTGACCAACAAGTACGCCGAGGGGTATCCGGGCAAGCGGTACTACGGCGGCTGTGAGTTCGTCGACGTCGCCGAGTCCCTCGCCATCGAGCGGGCCAAGGAGCTGTTCGGGGCCGAGCACGCCAACGTCCAGCCGCACGCCGGCGCCCAGGCCAACATGGCCGCGATCTTCGCCCTGGGTGTCCAGCACGGTGACACCGTCCTTGCGATGTCCCTGCCCCACGGCGGCCACCTGACCCACGGGTCCAAGGTCAACTTCTCCGGCAAGTGGTTCGACATCGCCGCCTACGGCGTCCGCGAGTCCGACCAGATCATCGACATGGACGAGGTCCGGGCCATCGCCCTGGAGCGCCGCCCCAAGCTGATCATCGCCGGCGCGACGGCCTACCCGCGGCACTGGGACTTCGCCGGTTTCCGCGCGATCGCCGACGAGGTCGGCGCAGTCCTGATGGTCGACGCCGCCCACTTCGCCGGCCTCGTTGCCGGTGGGGCACATCCCTCGCCGGTCCCGCACGCCGACGTCACCACGTTCACCAACCACAAGACCCTGCGCGGTCCCCGCGGCGGCACGATCCTGTCCACCGAGGCGCACGCCAAGGCCGTGGACAAGGCCGTCTTCCCGATGATGCAGGGCGGCCCGCTCGAGCACGTCGTCGCCGCCAAGGCTGTCTCCTTCAAGGAGGCCATGCAGCCGTCGTTCGCCGAGTACGCCGCCAACGTGGTCGCCAACGCCCGTGCGCTGGCCGCAGCGCTGGAGGACCACGGCGTCCGCATCGTCTCCGGCGGCACCGACATCCACTACCTGCTGGCGGACCTGCAGAGCCTGGACATCACCGGCGCCGACGCCGAGGCCCGCTGCGACGCCGCCGGCATCACGCTGAACAAGAACGCCATCCCCTTCGACCCGCGTCCGCCGATGGTCGCCTCCGGCATCCGCGTCGGCACCGCCGCCGCCACCACGGTCGGCATGGGCACCGAGGAGATGGGCCGGATCGCCAGCTTCATCGTGCGCGTTCTGAAGGACGAGGGCGAGGTCGACACCGTCCGCAAGGAGGTCGCGGAGCTGTCCGCGAACTTCCCGGCCTACCCCGAGCCCGCCGCACAGGCCTAG
- the atpE gene encoding ATP synthase F0 subunit C has product MVQPAFATEAAGEAASGLTGNIGVIGVGLVFGLGTLGPGIGLGMLIKGAIESMARQPEAAGQVRTTMFIGIAVVEALALLGFVLAFIINA; this is encoded by the coding sequence ATGGTCCAGCCGGCGTTCGCGACCGAGGCTGCTGGTGAAGCCGCTTCCGGTCTGACCGGCAACATCGGTGTCATCGGTGTCGGCCTCGTGTTCGGCCTGGGCACCCTCGGCCCGGGTATCGGCCTGGGCATGCTCATCAAGGGTGCGATCGAGTCCATGGCCCGCCAGCCCGAGGCTGCCGGCCAGGTCCGCACCACGATGTTCATCGGTATCGCCGTGGTCGAGGCGCTCGCCCTGCTGGGCTTCGTGCTGGCCTTCATCATCAACGCGTAG
- a CDS encoding glutathione-independent formaldehyde dehydrogenase, which produces MKAVVYRGERDVRVEDVEDPTIDAPTDAIIRITTSAICGSDLHMYEGRTGAEPGIVFGHENMGVVEEVGAGVSDLKKGDRVVLPFNVACGFCRNCENNKTGFCLNVNEGFAGGAYGYVSMGPWRGGQAEYLKVPFADFNALRLPEGEEHEHDFAMLADIFPTGYHATELAGVGPGDTVAVYGAGPVGQMAAYSARLRGASEIYVVDKVEERLRLAEEHSGAIPVNFAEVDAPEFILDATDGGTDTGIDAVGYQAQKPDGEDEVPAMILNNLVTSTRATGRLGVVGLYVPSDPGAPTEEAANGRLLFDIGTFFEKGLKMGTGQADVKAHNRQLRDLIIAGRAEPSFVVSKRVPLEEAPDAYARFDKREDGYTKVVLDPAA; this is translated from the coding sequence ATGAAGGCAGTTGTCTACCGCGGCGAACGCGACGTCCGGGTCGAGGACGTCGAGGACCCCACGATCGACGCTCCGACCGACGCCATCATCCGCATCACGACCTCGGCGATCTGCGGCTCGGACCTGCACATGTACGAGGGTCGTACCGGCGCCGAACCCGGCATCGTCTTCGGCCACGAGAACATGGGCGTCGTCGAGGAGGTCGGCGCCGGGGTCTCGGACCTGAAGAAGGGCGACCGGGTCGTCCTGCCCTTCAACGTCGCCTGCGGGTTCTGCAGGAACTGCGAGAACAACAAGACCGGCTTCTGCCTGAACGTCAACGAGGGCTTCGCCGGTGGTGCGTACGGCTACGTGTCGATGGGGCCGTGGCGCGGCGGACAGGCGGAGTACCTCAAGGTGCCCTTCGCCGACTTCAACGCGCTGCGCCTGCCCGAGGGGGAGGAGCACGAGCACGACTTCGCGATGCTCGCCGACATCTTCCCCACCGGTTACCACGCAACCGAGCTGGCTGGCGTCGGCCCCGGCGACACCGTCGCGGTGTACGGCGCCGGCCCGGTCGGGCAGATGGCGGCCTACTCCGCTCGTCTCCGCGGGGCCTCGGAGATCTATGTCGTGGACAAGGTCGAGGAACGCCTGCGGTTGGCCGAGGAACACTCCGGCGCCATCCCGGTGAACTTCGCCGAGGTCGACGCCCCCGAGTTCATCCTCGACGCGACCGACGGCGGGACCGACACCGGCATCGACGCCGTCGGCTACCAGGCGCAGAAGCCCGACGGTGAGGACGAGGTGCCCGCGATGATCCTCAACAACCTCGTCACCTCCACCCGCGCGACCGGCCGCCTCGGCGTGGTGGGCCTGTACGTGCCATCCGACCCCGGTGCTCCCACCGAGGAGGCCGCCAACGGCCGCCTGCTGTTCGACATCGGCACCTTCTTCGAGAAGGGCCTGAAGATGGGGACGGGCCAGGCCGACGTCAAGGCACACAACCGCCAGCTGCGGGACCTGATCATCGCCGGCCGTGCGGAGCCGTCGTTCGTGGTCTCCAAGCGTGTTCCGCTGGAGGAGGCCCCCGACGCCTACGCCCGCTTCGACAAGCGCGAGGACGGCTACACCAAGGTCGTGCTCGACCCGGCCGCCTAG
- a CDS encoding SDR family oxidoreductase, with translation MPDRSPLHDRRVLVTGASSGIGRAIAIACADAGARVAGIARRAERLEALSDAHGVVPVAGDVTADGASSLVASAVDALGGLDVLVNAAGIARMGLIADTDPSDWRAMFDVNVLGLLEVTQAALPALKDGGGSIVNISSMSGRRIPAAEGGVYSATKFAVHAISEALRMELQESGVRVTTMAPGFVSTEIFDDRPDSAVTERYRKMAAGVGMEAEDVAAAVLHALTAPASVGMVEIAMVPMSQSDEAYRDAVGDKD, from the coding sequence ATGCCCGACCGCAGTCCACTCCATGACCGCCGCGTGCTCGTGACCGGGGCATCATCGGGCATCGGACGCGCGATCGCGATCGCCTGTGCGGACGCGGGCGCCCGGGTCGCAGGGATCGCCCGCCGTGCCGAACGCCTGGAGGCGCTGTCGGACGCCCACGGTGTGGTCCCGGTCGCCGGTGACGTGACGGCCGACGGCGCGTCCTCCCTCGTCGCCTCCGCCGTGGACGCCCTGGGCGGTCTGGACGTGCTCGTCAACGCCGCCGGAATCGCACGGATGGGGCTCATCGCCGACACCGATCCGTCGGACTGGCGAGCCATGTTCGACGTGAACGTGCTCGGGTTGCTGGAGGTCACCCAGGCCGCGCTGCCGGCGCTGAAGGACGGCGGAGGGTCGATCGTCAACATCTCCTCGATGTCGGGACGACGGATCCCGGCGGCGGAGGGTGGGGTCTACTCCGCCACGAAGTTCGCGGTGCACGCCATCAGCGAGGCGCTGCGCATGGAGCTGCAGGAGTCCGGAGTGCGGGTCACGACCATGGCGCCCGGGTTCGTGTCCACCGAGATCTTCGATGACCGCCCGGACTCTGCGGTGACCGAGCGCTACCGGAAGATGGCCGCAGGCGTCGGCATGGAGGCCGAGGACGTGGCCGCGGCCGTGCTGCACGCCCTGACCGCGCCTGCGTCGGTCGGGATGGTGGAGATCGCCATGGTCCCGATGTCGCAGAGCGACGAGGCCTATCGCGACGCCGTCGGCGACAAGGACTAG
- a CDS encoding AtpZ/AtpI family protein, with amino-acid sequence MSGSPLDALGSAKADKSFAYTADLLAAIFTWGGIGFLIDRLVGTEPVFMVVGFVIGNIAGIYLLYIRAKQADAADASMAARSEEGTTPRNR; translated from the coding sequence ATGAGCGGATCACCTCTCGATGCCCTCGGGTCGGCCAAGGCCGACAAGTCCTTCGCATACACAGCCGACCTCCTGGCAGCAATCTTCACCTGGGGTGGAATCGGATTCCTGATCGACCGCCTGGTCGGGACGGAACCCGTGTTCATGGTCGTCGGCTTCGTCATCGGCAACATCGCCGGCATCTACCTGCTATACATCCGTGCCAAGCAGGCTGATGCTGCGGACGCGTCGATGGCCGCCCGCTCCGAAGAGGGCACCACTCCACGCAATCGCTGA
- the atpB gene encoding F0F1 ATP synthase subunit A translates to MNLILAADAHPYGGNFGVPPAGEIFNLPALFEIGGLEITRTWLIILFSLIFASIFMLMALGNPKVVPNKLQAAGESVVEFVRDGIAVDIIGPEGKKFAPFLTTIFLFVLFNNMFKIIPFVNFPATSRIAIPLMLALVTLVVFVATGVKYQGIGYFKEVAFPPGVPAPVYLLLTPIELVSTFILRPLTLTVRLFANMVAGHILLTIVFLATHAFFRIPGLIPDESNLLGLPIGILTLLISPLAVGFEAFVSFLQAYIFAILAAVYLSGAVEAQH, encoded by the coding sequence GTGAACCTCATCCTCGCAGCCGATGCCCACCCGTACGGTGGCAACTTCGGTGTCCCACCCGCGGGCGAGATCTTCAACCTGCCGGCGCTGTTCGAGATCGGCGGCCTGGAGATCACCCGTACCTGGCTGATCATCCTCTTCAGCCTGATCTTCGCCTCCATCTTCATGCTGATGGCCCTGGGCAACCCCAAGGTCGTGCCGAACAAGCTGCAGGCGGCTGGCGAGTCGGTGGTCGAGTTCGTCCGTGACGGCATCGCCGTGGACATCATCGGCCCGGAGGGCAAGAAGTTCGCGCCCTTCCTGACCACGATCTTCTTGTTCGTGCTGTTCAACAACATGTTCAAGATCATCCCGTTCGTGAACTTCCCGGCGACATCGCGCATCGCGATCCCGCTGATGCTGGCCCTCGTCACCCTGGTCGTCTTCGTGGCCACCGGTGTGAAGTACCAGGGCATCGGCTACTTCAAGGAAGTTGCGTTCCCCCCGGGCGTCCCCGCCCCCGTGTACCTCCTGCTCACCCCCATCGAGCTGGTGTCCACCTTCATCCTGCGTCCGCTGACGCTGACGGTCCGGTTGTTCGCCAACATGGTCGCCGGTCACATCCTGCTGACCATCGTCTTCCTGGCGACCCACGCGTTCTTCCGGATCCCCGGCCTGATCCCCGACGAGTCCAACCTCCTCGGCCTCCCCATCGGGATCCTGACCCTCCTGATCTCGCCGCTCGCGGTCGGGTTCGAGGCGTTCGTCAGCTTCCTGCAGGCCTACATCTTTGCGATCCTCGCCGCTGTCTACCTCTCCGGTGCAGTCGAGGCCCAGCACTAG
- the rpiB gene encoding ribose 5-phosphate isomerase B — translation MRIAIGADHAGYDLKEHLKTTLAGLGHEVDDHGTDSVERVDYPPIMASVGRAVASGHADRGIVLGGSGQGEQIAANKVDGIRAALCNDLWTARLSREHNDANVIAMGARVVTPHMADEILELWLTTDFEGGRHEQRIALIHDIERAQDDVR, via the coding sequence ATGCGCATCGCCATCGGGGCCGACCACGCCGGCTACGACCTCAAGGAACACCTGAAGACGACCCTCGCCGGCCTCGGCCACGAGGTCGACGACCACGGCACCGACTCCGTCGAGCGGGTCGACTACCCGCCGATCATGGCGTCCGTCGGCCGTGCGGTGGCCAGCGGCCATGCCGACCGCGGCATCGTCCTCGGCGGGTCCGGCCAGGGCGAGCAGATCGCGGCCAACAAGGTGGACGGGATCCGCGCGGCGTTGTGCAACGACCTCTGGACCGCTCGGCTGTCGCGCGAGCACAACGACGCCAACGTCATCGCGATGGGCGCCCGCGTCGTCACGCCCCACATGGCCGACGAGATCCTCGAGCTGTGGCTGACCACCGACTTCGAGGGCGGTCGCCACGAACAGCGGATCGCGCTCATCCACGACATCGAGCGAGCACAGGACGACGTCAGGTAG
- a CDS encoding TetR/AcrR family transcriptional regulator, with translation MDAEAQPPGSSRGVRGPSRRKRRAVLDAAFEVFLQHGFEGATLEQVAEHAGVSRQTVYAHFRGEEEGVKETLFRAMVAEFVAQPDNAHPLSTSLGSSEDVEADLRTYARHHLQLVMRPELLRLRRMMIGEAERFPALADEWFTNGPERSFELFAGWFAELHARGTLTVPDPDVAARTFNWLVLSTPLNEAMARPHRTWTPAELEEWADEAVRVFLAGHR, from the coding sequence ATGGATGCCGAAGCACAGCCGCCGGGGTCGAGTCGTGGCGTTCGGGGGCCGTCGCGTCGCAAGCGCCGAGCCGTGCTCGACGCAGCCTTCGAGGTCTTCCTCCAGCACGGGTTCGAGGGCGCGACGCTCGAACAGGTCGCCGAGCACGCCGGGGTGTCGCGGCAGACCGTGTACGCGCACTTCCGTGGGGAGGAGGAAGGGGTCAAGGAGACCCTCTTCCGGGCGATGGTCGCCGAGTTCGTCGCCCAGCCGGACAACGCGCATCCCCTGTCCACCAGCCTCGGGAGCAGCGAGGACGTCGAGGCGGACCTCCGCACCTACGCCCGCCACCACCTGCAGCTCGTCATGCGTCCGGAGCTCCTGCGGCTGCGGCGGATGATGATCGGCGAGGCCGAGCGGTTCCCCGCCCTTGCCGACGAGTGGTTCACCAACGGACCCGAACGATCCTTCGAGCTCTTCGCCGGCTGGTTCGCCGAGCTGCACGCCCGCGGGACGCTGACGGTTCCCGACCCCGACGTCGCCGCCCGGACGTTCAACTGGCTGGTCCTCTCCACGCCCCTGAACGAGGCCATGGCCCGCCCGCACCGCACCTGGACGCCTGCGGAGCTCGAGGAGTGGGCCGATGAGGCGGTCCGGGTGTTCCTCGCCGGGCACCGCTGA